One window of Candidatus Phytoplasma solani genomic DNA carries:
- a CDS encoding thioredoxin family protein has protein sequence MSTKNIINYQGQNFYDFINHKGLVLVDFFATWCSPCRKLAPILHEVAQETQDIFFVKIDIDLFRQLTIEQRVSSFPTLILYKDQEEVARRMGFLNKEELLSFVQVYK, from the coding sequence ATGTCAACAAAAAATATTATTAATTACCAAGGACAAAATTTTTATGATTTTATTAATCACAAAGGATTAGTGCTTGTTGATTTTTTTGCTACATGGTGCTCTCCATGTCGCAAATTAGCTCCTATTTTACATGAAGTAGCACAAGAAACACAAGATATTTTTTTTGTTAAAATAGATATTGATTTATTTCGGCAATTAACTATAGAACAAAGAGTTTCTAGTTTCCCTACTCTTATTTTATACAAAGATCAAGAAGAAGTGGCGAGACGAATGGGTTTTTTAAATAAAGAAGAATTATTATCCTTTGTACAAGTTTATAAATAA
- the truB gene encoding tRNA pseudouridine(55) synthase TruB, with amino-acid sequence MNGFFLVDKKPQMTSHDIVWQIKKKFHFDKVGHTGTLDPLASGLLIVCVGKATKLAFLFNHLCKTYQGTFVFNQKYDTLDVTGKLMNTKKTVLDEQLIQKSFAVFHQKSYLQTPPIFSAIKVNGQKMYYLARKNQIIPIPPKEVMIYHLEAKSLLKNDQISFLTRVSKGTYVRSLAQDIASQMNTYGALLSLERLAIGSYSLQKAKTVDNLTLNDLIFDYSVFFDCDKIILNDYLIKLVKNGIYLDQRQCITQKPFIVQDSHKNFIAYYDVLEKNKYYPRYFF; translated from the coding sequence ATAAATGGTTTCTTTTTGGTTGATAAAAAACCACAGATGACTTCACATGATATAGTTTGGCAAATTAAAAAAAAATTTCACTTTGATAAAGTTGGCCATACAGGAACACTAGATCCTTTAGCTTCTGGTCTTTTAATTGTTTGTGTGGGTAAAGCAACAAAGCTAGCTTTTTTGTTTAACCATTTGTGCAAAACTTACCAAGGCACTTTTGTTTTTAATCAAAAATATGACACTTTAGATGTTACCGGTAAATTAATGAATACCAAAAAGACTGTTTTAGATGAACAATTAATTCAAAAAAGTTTTGCTGTTTTTCATCAAAAAAGTTATTTGCAAACTCCACCAATATTTTCTGCCATTAAAGTAAATGGTCAAAAAATGTATTATTTAGCTCGCAAAAATCAAATTATACCCATCCCTCCGAAAGAAGTTATGATTTATCATTTAGAAGCAAAATCTTTACTAAAAAATGATCAAATTTCTTTTTTAACACGGGTTTCTAAAGGGACTTATGTTCGCAGTTTAGCTCAAGATATAGCTTCTCAAATGAATACTTATGGCGCTCTTTTATCTTTGGAACGACTTGCTATTGGTTCTTATTCGTTACAAAAGGCAAAAACAGTTGATAACTTAACTTTAAATGATTTAATTTTTGATTATTCTGTGTTTTTTGATTGTGATAAAATTATTTTAAATGATTATTTAATTAAATTAGTTAAAAATGGGATTTATTTAGATCAAAGACAATGCATCACACAAAAACCTTTTATTGTGCAAGATAGTCATAAGAATTTTATTGCTTATTATGATGTTTTAGAAAAAAATAAATACTATCCGCGATATTTTTTTTAA
- a CDS encoding pseudouridine synthase, protein MERLQKFLAAANLVSRRKAEALILQKRVKVNNQIVCQLGIKVIPSDVITLDDVLIKKTPLFYYLLNKPQGCLSTAKDNKKRPTVLDLIKEAKIQRLYPVGRLDFNTTGLLLITNDGDMTQKLTHPFFVVPKEYHVKINVFLTNKDLAFIRKGVLINKNYLSIPKEIHILKQRYLPKPSTWLKIIITEGKNRQIRKMMKNLEYQVLKLKRYSYAFLTIEGLKTGDYRLLKIHEVKKLKTLTNEIQK, encoded by the coding sequence ATGGAAAGATTACAAAAATTTCTTGCTGCTGCTAATTTAGTTTCTAGAAGAAAAGCAGAAGCCTTAATTTTGCAAAAAAGAGTTAAAGTAAATAACCAAATTGTTTGCCAATTAGGAATTAAAGTTATACCTTCTGATGTTATTACTTTAGATGATGTTTTAATTAAAAAGACCCCTTTATTTTATTATTTGCTGAACAAACCCCAAGGTTGTCTTTCTACAGCTAAAGATAACAAAAAAAGACCAACTGTTTTGGATTTAATAAAAGAGGCAAAAATTCAAAGATTATATCCTGTAGGTCGTTTGGATTTTAATACTACAGGATTACTTTTGATTACTAATGATGGCGATATGACTCAAAAATTAACTCATCCTTTTTTTGTTGTGCCTAAAGAATATCATGTCAAGATAAATGTTTTTTTAACTAACAAAGACCTTGCTTTTATTCGTAAAGGAGTTCTTATTAATAAAAATTATTTATCTATTCCTAAAGAAATTCATATTTTAAAACAACGTTATTTGCCAAAGCCTTCTACTTGGCTAAAAATCATTATCACTGAAGGAAAAAACCGTCAAATAAGAAAAATGATGAAAAATTTAGAATATCAAGTTTTAAAATTAAAACGTTATAGCTATGCTTTTCTAACTATTGAAGGGTTAAAAACTGGTGATTATCGTCTTTTAAAGATTCATGAAGTCAAAAAATTAAAAACTTTAACTAATGAAATCCAAAAATGA
- the cmk gene encoding (d)CMP kinase gives MQSFKLAIDGPAGAGKSTVCQKLSQELNWNHIDTGAMFRALTLYLLENKIKLQNEHILNQALTKIEITYLNNKIFLNQEDVSLKIKNYIVEKDVSLIATLPAVRNKLLILQKEICKQLPYLIMDGRDIGTVVIPDADLKIFLTANITERALRKQEELKKEGIKIEIHDIIEQLKKRDYQDYHRLLSPLLRASDAILLDTTALSIDEVVDKINSLIQKRRQKCLLK, from the coding sequence ATGCAAAGTTTTAAATTAGCAATTGATGGACCCGCTGGTGCCGGCAAAAGTACTGTTTGTCAAAAACTATCACAAGAACTAAATTGGAATCACATTGATACTGGAGCGATGTTTCGCGCTTTAACTTTATATTTATTAGAAAATAAAATTAAGTTACAAAATGAGCATATTTTGAATCAAGCTTTGACAAAAATTGAGATTACTTATTTGAATAATAAAATTTTTTTGAATCAAGAAGATGTTTCTTTAAAAATAAAAAATTATATTGTCGAAAAAGATGTCTCTTTAATTGCTACTTTGCCTGCAGTAAGGAATAAATTATTAATCTTACAAAAAGAAATTTGCAAACAATTACCTTATTTAATTATGGATGGTAGAGATATAGGAACTGTTGTGATTCCTGATGCAGATTTAAAAATTTTTTTAACAGCCAATATTACTGAAAGAGCCCTAAGAAAACAAGAAGAGTTAAAAAAAGAAGGTATAAAGATAGAAATACACGATATCATTGAACAATTAAAAAAACGTGATTATCAAGATTATCATCGTTTATTATCTCCTTTATTAAGAGCTTCTGATGCTATATTGTTAGATACTACTGCATTATCAATTGATGAAGTAGTTGATAAAATCAACTCTTTAATTCAAAAAAGAAGGCAAAAATGTCTTTTAAAGTAG
- the der gene encoding ribosome biogenesis GTPase Der: MSFKVAILGRPNVGKSSLFNRIIGKRQAITHHKAGITRDRIYAQTHWLTQTFDVIDTGGIELKAIPFLEQIKQQAQLALDEADVIIFVVDGQTGLTQSDSYLAKILYQTKKKVLLAVNKIDNHDLLSNTYEFYALGFDTPFPISALHGIGVGDLLDQIIFQYRASVGFMNDNKNQFLKETSNPLSNSSLTTPTNNIIKFCIIGRPNVGKSTLTNSLLISQRMVVSDISGTTTDAVDTFFENQEQKYQIIDTAGIKKRGKIYEQEDKYSVLRALQALANCDIACLILDAQVGILEQDKNIAGLILEHHKACIIIINKWDLIPKETNTIKEFEDNIRQEFNFLSYAPIIFLSALKNNRIQSIFATLKRVFHNYQSIFSTHLLNDILQEATLITPPTFFNQGKAKFQYIFQIKSKAPEFLCFVNDTKYVHFSYERFLKNQFRQNLSLEGTPLKIIFHKKK; encoded by the coding sequence ATGTCTTTTAAAGTAGCTATTTTAGGGCGTCCTAATGTGGGCAAATCAAGCCTTTTTAATCGTATTATTGGCAAAAGACAAGCAATTACTCATCACAAGGCAGGAATTACACGTGACCGCATTTATGCACAAACTCATTGGTTAACTCAAACTTTTGATGTAATTGATACTGGTGGGATTGAATTAAAAGCAATACCTTTTTTAGAACAAATCAAACAACAAGCTCAATTAGCTTTGGATGAAGCTGATGTGATTATTTTTGTTGTTGATGGACAAACTGGTTTAACTCAAAGTGATAGTTATTTAGCAAAAATTTTATATCAAACTAAAAAAAAAGTCCTTTTAGCTGTTAATAAAATTGATAATCATGATTTATTATCAAATACTTATGAATTTTATGCTTTAGGTTTTGATACTCCCTTTCCTATAAGTGCTTTACATGGGATTGGTGTCGGCGATCTTTTAGATCAAATTATTTTTCAATATCGTGCTTCTGTTGGGTTTATGAACGACAACAAAAATCAATTTTTAAAAGAAACATCAAATCCTTTGTCTAATTCATCGCTTACAACTCCAACAAACAATATTATTAAATTTTGTATTATTGGTCGTCCTAATGTTGGTAAATCTACTCTTACTAATTCTTTGTTAATTTCTCAAAGGATGGTAGTTTCTGATATTTCAGGAACTACTACTGATGCTGTTGATACTTTTTTCGAAAACCAAGAACAAAAATATCAAATTATTGACACTGCGGGAATTAAAAAAAGAGGCAAAATATATGAACAAGAAGATAAATATAGTGTTTTAAGGGCTTTACAAGCTTTAGCTAATTGTGATATTGCTTGTTTAATTTTAGATGCTCAAGTAGGAATTTTAGAACAAGACAAAAATATTGCTGGTCTTATTTTAGAACACCACAAGGCATGTATTATTATTATTAACAAATGGGATTTAATCCCCAAAGAAACTAACACCATAAAAGAATTTGAAGATAATATTCGTCAAGAGTTTAATTTTTTGTCATATGCTCCTATTATTTTTTTATCAGCTTTAAAAAACAACCGTATTCAATCAATATTTGCAACTTTAAAAAGAGTTTTTCATAATTATCAAAGTATTTTTAGTACTCACCTTTTAAACGATATTTTACAAGAAGCAACCCTTATAACCCCTCCTACTTTTTTTAACCAAGGAAAAGCTAAATTTCAATATATTTTCCAAATTAAAAGTAAGGCTCCAGAATTTCTTTGTTTTGTCAACGATACTAAATATGTACATTTTTCTTATGAAAGGTTTTTAAAAAACCAATTTCGCCAAAACCTTTCTTTAGAGGGGACCCCACTTAAAATTATTTTTCATAAAAAAAAATAA
- the nrdF gene encoding class 1b ribonucleoside-diphosphate reductase subunit beta, with the protein MGKKSEKIYQGANWNHLEDGYTHFFYEQNLSQFWRPEDISLQGDLASWNNLSAEEKTTYSRNLLVLTFLDTYQGDLGIPVITRSIDENQHQKKATLNFMGAMENAVHAKSYSNIFMSYLSNKDINQLFLWGEQQVNLQNIMQIIFPVYEDLECNIYLKKYQSPEFNELTYQKKQWKAMAISVFLETWLFYSGFYYPLYFYGQGRLMQSGEIINLIIRDESVHGIYIGRLAIELYRVFDVQIKKKLKKWLDDVMHTLYKEQLLLVKEIYNKLNYLEEDVQKFVRYNANKALMNLGFDSFFPEEIINPVILNGLNTETKTMDNFSMKGNGYQKMRGEALKDEDFYF; encoded by the coding sequence ATGGGAAAAAAGTCTGAAAAAATTTATCAAGGCGCTAATTGGAATCATTTAGAAGACGGATACACTCATTTTTTTTATGAACAAAACTTAAGTCAATTTTGGCGTCCTGAAGATATTAGTTTGCAAGGAGATCTTGCTTCTTGGAATAATTTGTCTGCTGAAGAAAAAACTACATACTCTCGTAATCTTTTAGTATTAACTTTTTTAGATACTTATCAGGGTGATTTAGGAATTCCTGTGATTACGCGCTCCATAGATGAAAATCAACATCAAAAAAAAGCCACTCTTAATTTTATGGGAGCAATGGAAAACGCGGTTCACGCCAAAAGTTATTCTAATATTTTTATGAGTTATTTAAGCAATAAAGACATTAATCAACTTTTTTTATGGGGCGAACAACAAGTTAATTTACAAAATATCATGCAAATTATTTTCCCAGTATATGAAGATTTAGAATGTAATATTTATCTTAAAAAATACCAATCACCTGAATTTAATGAATTAACATATCAAAAAAAACAATGGAAAGCAATGGCAATATCGGTTTTTTTAGAAACATGGCTTTTTTACAGTGGTTTTTATTATCCTTTATATTTTTATGGTCAAGGTCGCTTAATGCAATCAGGTGAAATCATTAATTTAATTATTCGCGATGAAAGTGTTCATGGTATTTATATTGGTCGTTTAGCTATAGAATTATATCGCGTTTTTGATGTTCAAATTAAAAAAAAATTAAAAAAATGGCTAGATGATGTAATGCATACATTGTACAAAGAACAACTTTTATTAGTTAAAGAAATTTATAATAAATTAAATTATTTAGAAGAAGACGTTCAAAAATTTGTCCGTTATAACGCTAACAAAGCTTTAATGAATTTAGGTTTTGACTCTTTCTTTCCAGAAGAAATTATTAATCCCGTTATTCTTAATGGACTTAACACTGAAACTAAAACTATGGATAATTTTTCTATGAAAGGTAACGGCTATCAAAAAATGCGTGGCGAAGCTTTAAAAGATGAAGATTTTTATTTTTAA
- the mscL gene encoding large conductance mechanosensitive channel protein MscL produces the protein MVNTQSLATKSLTFAQGFKNFITRGNVINLAVAVIIGQLFSKIVSSLAVDIIMPPFSLLFNKTKSLKDFKWHIKEDIYMNYGIFLQNILEFIILAFAIYTILTIFLRFQNKKQIKSKSELMLILEGLNKEIDLLREIKITLKQNHNNKQ, from the coding sequence TTGGTTAATACTCAGAGTTTAGCTACAAAATCTTTAACATTCGCTCAAGGTTTTAAAAATTTTATCACTCGTGGTAATGTCATTAATTTAGCGGTTGCAGTTATTATAGGACAATTGTTTTCGAAAATAGTTAGTTCTTTAGCGGTCGATATTATTATGCCTCCTTTTTCTTTGTTGTTTAATAAGACTAAATCTTTAAAAGATTTCAAATGGCATATTAAAGAAGACATTTATATGAATTATGGTATTTTTTTACAAAATATTTTAGAATTTATAATTCTTGCTTTTGCTATTTATACTATTTTAACTATTTTTTTACGTTTCCAAAATAAAAAACAAATAAAGTCGAAAAGCGAATTGATGCTCATTTTAGAAGGTTTAAACAAAGAAATTGATTTATTACGAGAAATAAAAATCACTTTAAAACAAAACCATAATAACAAACAATAA
- a CDS encoding ABC transporter ATP-binding protein, producing MKIIWKYLIKYKNLLLLNLIAVLFVCCSGLGIPFVIGRFIIDKKKNYLEPPRLFLILIILAFCGFIGNLILNYCSSRVSSLLFRDISVDIFSKIQTFSPTEIQQFGIASILSRTTSDVSQIMNFIAVFYRTAVVSPIMLIISLIAICCVAPFLIFGILFISPFLILVLIIIIKKSYRLSREQQKKLDELNIMTRENLIGIKSIRAFRQSEYETFRFAKVNKKYSSFSIKLFNLMVSIDPIFYFFLNFTVLINFGVGTYILIQKNPYYPDFTIGKLLSCIDYQLYALFSILECLLLFIMFPKTLVAIKRIEEILTTHPVVKNITNPLSLSQPFHKISFENVTFFYPNTTKPVLENISFTVKQGEIVAFIGATGSGKSTLISLIPRFYDVNEGVIKINDIDIKEYELNFLRNKISFISQKNVLFKGTIKSNLSFGKNNPQTEQILEALQLAQAQNIIKNKDYQFQENIVEFGANLSGGQKQRLSMARAFIKKPDIYIFDDSFSALDYKTEYEIRKAFFQMKEKALVLIVAQRLTSILTADKIVVLDDGKIIASGTHDQLMESCPLYQEIAKSQNLEVTL from the coding sequence ATGAAAATTATTTGGAAATATTTAATAAAATATAAAAACTTGCTTTTATTAAATTTAATAGCTGTTTTATTTGTTTGTTGTAGTGGATTAGGGATCCCTTTTGTTATTGGTAGATTTATTATTGATAAAAAAAAAAATTACTTGGAACCACCACGTCTTTTTCTTATTTTAATTATTTTGGCTTTTTGTGGATTTATTGGTAATTTAATTCTTAATTATTGTTCTTCCCGAGTTTCTTCTCTTTTATTTCGTGATATAAGTGTTGATATTTTTAGTAAAATACAAACTTTTTCCCCCACTGAAATACAACAATTTGGGATTGCTTCTATTTTGAGTCGTACTACTTCTGATGTTTCTCAAATTATGAATTTTATTGCTGTTTTTTACCGGACAGCTGTTGTTTCTCCGATTATGCTTATTATTAGTTTAATTGCTATTTGTTGTGTCGCTCCTTTTTTGATTTTTGGAATTCTTTTTATTTCCCCTTTTTTAATTTTGGTTTTGATCATCATTATTAAAAAATCTTATCGTCTTTCCCGAGAACAACAAAAAAAGTTAGATGAATTAAACATTATGACACGGGAAAATTTAATTGGAATTAAATCGATTAGAGCTTTTAGACAAAGTGAATATGAAACTTTTCGTTTTGCTAAAGTGAATAAAAAATATAGTTCTTTTTCCATCAAACTTTTTAATTTGATGGTTTCCATTGATCCTATTTTTTATTTTTTTCTTAATTTTACTGTTTTAATTAATTTTGGCGTTGGAACTTATATACTTATTCAAAAAAATCCTTATTACCCAGACTTTACTATTGGTAAATTATTATCTTGTATTGATTATCAATTGTATGCCTTATTTTCTATTTTAGAGTGTTTACTTCTTTTTATAATGTTTCCTAAAACTTTAGTTGCTATTAAAAGAATTGAAGAAATTTTAACTACGCATCCCGTCGTTAAAAACATTACTAATCCTTTGAGTTTGTCTCAACCCTTTCATAAAATATCTTTTGAAAACGTCACTTTTTTTTATCCTAACACCACTAAACCTGTATTAGAAAACATAAGTTTTACTGTTAAACAAGGAGAAATTGTTGCCTTTATTGGTGCCACTGGTTCTGGCAAAAGCACCTTAATCAGTTTAATACCTCGTTTTTATGACGTCAATGAAGGGGTTATTAAAATTAATGATATTGATATTAAAGAATACGAACTTAATTTTTTAAGAAACAAAATTAGTTTTATTTCTCAAAAAAATGTTTTATTTAAAGGAACAATTAAAAGTAATTTATCGTTTGGCAAGAATAACCCTCAAACAGAACAAATTTTAGAAGCTTTACAATTAGCTCAAGCGCAAAACATCATTAAAAATAAAGATTACCAATTTCAGGAAAATATTGTTGAATTTGGAGCAAATTTATCGGGAGGTCAAAAACAAAGACTTTCGATGGCGCGTGCTTTTATCAAAAAACCAGATATTTATATTTTTGATGATTCTTTTTCAGCCTTAGATTATAAGACTGAATATGAAATTAGAAAGGCTTTTTTTCAAATGAAAGAAAAAGCTTTGGTTTTGATTGTCGCCCAAAGATTAACTTCAATTTTAACTGCTGATAAAATTGTGGTTTTAGATGATGGTAAAATAATTGCATCGGGGACACATGATCAACTTATGGAAAGTTGTCCTCTTTACCAAGAAATCGCTAAATCACAAAATTTAGAGGTGACCTTATGA
- a CDS encoding ABC transporter ATP-binding protein, translated as MKRIFRYLKPFKTKIIISIFLVFVVSILSCLIPLLQAKNITDKLHKFQQESDPYYSNVRREIFIFLGFNLFLCCFMVLCRLIFNKFLIQSIHQAMRNLRQDVQNKIHYLPISYFDRNTLGNIMSRLTHDIEVISNYLQQSFAIMIDAFLKIFMIVIFMFYLHWFLALIVFIMIPLSFYSTYCVFKSSEKIFIQRFESSGNYNGFLQEQYTGYKEITLYNQQQNTIKEFQKHNTDLQKLVFKSNFLSGLSSPIVSFFTYLTFVAVSMTGFYLIQKTDSSLPRFLFNLGFGVIQIGLFHTFVKYIWRLENPIMELGHMSVLFQSASAASKRVFTFLNEIEEAPELNNPIVLTNPKGQVIFEKVFFSYNNKDMLLKNINFTVQEGQTIAIVGPTGSGKSTLINLLMRFYDVNSGSIKVDDVDIRDLKKNNLRKIFGMVLQETWFFKDTIWNNIKYGDKNASDEQILKACQQAQINYFIKSKPSEYQMVINEESDNLSQGEKQLITIARAVLSNPKILILDEATSNVDTRVEILLQKAIKELIQNKTAFIIAHRLSTIVNADKILVLNHGVIVEQGTHQQLLANKNLYYRLYQSQFQK; from the coding sequence ATGAAACGGATTTTTAGATATTTAAAACCTTTTAAAACTAAAATTATAATTAGTATTTTTTTAGTTTTTGTGGTATCTATTTTAAGTTGTCTCATTCCTCTTTTACAAGCTAAAAATATTACTGATAAACTTCATAAGTTTCAACAAGAAAGTGACCCTTACTACTCAAATGTAAGACGCGAAATATTTATTTTTTTAGGATTTAATTTATTTCTTTGTTGTTTTATGGTTTTGTGTCGTTTAATTTTTAATAAATTCTTAATTCAATCGATTCATCAAGCAATGAGAAATTTACGACAAGATGTTCAAAACAAGATTCATTATTTACCGATAAGTTATTTTGATAGAAATACTTTAGGAAATATTATGAGTCGCTTAACTCATGATATTGAAGTGATTTCTAACTATTTGCAACAATCTTTCGCGATTATGATTGATGCTTTTTTAAAAATATTTATGATTGTTATTTTTATGTTTTATTTACATTGGTTTTTGGCTTTAATAGTGTTTATAATGATCCCTTTGTCTTTTTATAGTACTTATTGTGTTTTTAAGAGCTCAGAAAAAATTTTTATTCAAAGATTTGAAAGCTCAGGTAATTATAATGGCTTTTTGCAAGAACAATATACAGGATATAAAGAAATTACTCTTTATAATCAACAACAAAATACTATTAAAGAATTTCAAAAACATAACACTGATTTGCAAAAATTAGTTTTTAAATCTAATTTTTTATCTGGATTATCATCTCCTATTGTTAGTTTTTTTACTTATTTAACTTTTGTTGCAGTAAGTATGACAGGTTTTTATTTAATACAAAAAACAGATTCATCTCTTCCTAGATTTTTATTTAATTTAGGGTTTGGTGTTATTCAAATTGGTCTTTTTCATACTTTTGTTAAATATATTTGGCGTTTAGAAAACCCTATCATGGAGTTGGGACATATGTCAGTTCTCTTTCAATCAGCCAGTGCTGCTTCGAAAAGAGTTTTTACTTTTTTGAATGAAATCGAAGAAGCTCCTGAATTAAATAACCCGATAGTTTTAACAAATCCCAAAGGACAAGTTATTTTTGAAAAGGTCTTTTTTAGTTACAACAATAAAGATATGCTTTTAAAAAATATTAATTTTACTGTTCAAGAAGGCCAAACTATAGCTATTGTTGGTCCTACTGGTTCTGGTAAATCAACTTTAATCAACCTTTTAATGAGGTTTTATGATGTTAATTCAGGTTCTATTAAGGTTGATGATGTTGATATTCGAGATTTAAAAAAAAATAATTTAAGAAAAATTTTTGGGATGGTTTTACAAGAAACTTGGTTTTTCAAAGATACCATTTGGAATAATATTAAGTATGGTGATAAAAACGCTTCTGATGAACAAATTTTAAAAGCTTGTCAACAAGCTCAAATTAATTATTTTATCAAAAGCAAACCTTCAGAATATCAAATGGTGATTAACGAGGAATCCGATAATTTATCACAAGGAGAAAAACAACTTATTACTATTGCCCGCGCTGTTTTAAGCAATCCTAAAATTTTAATTTTAGATGAAGCCACTTCTAATGTTGATACTAGAGTCGAAATATTATTGCAAAAAGCCATTAAAGAATTAATACAAAATAAAACAGCTTTCATCATTGCTCATCGTTTATCCACTATCGTTAATGCTGATAAAATTTTAGTTTTAAATCACGGTGTTATTGTGGAACAAGGGACACATCAACAACTTTTAGCTAATAAAAACCTTTATTATCGACTTTATCAAAGTCAATTTCAAAAATAA
- a CDS encoding single-stranded DNA-binding protein, translated as MLNKVQLIGNIAHNLEKQYINSNNEQIPKIDFNLAINNKDKVQYTPCVVFRTQAENCHKYLHKGSKIYVEGTLSIQKYTTLEGQTRTTTKIIIQNVIFLDNKSK; from the coding sequence ATGTTAAACAAAGTTCAATTAATCGGCAATATCGCCCATAACTTAGAAAAACAATACATTAATAGTAACAACGAACAAATACCAAAAATAGATTTCAATTTAGCAATCAACAACAAGGATAAAGTACAATACACCCCTTGTGTGGTTTTTAGAACTCAGGCCGAAAACTGCCACAAATACCTACATAAAGGTTCAAAAATATATGTCGAAGGCACCCTATCAATCCAAAAATATACCACCCTCGAAGGCCAAACACGAACTACCACCAAAATAATTATCCAAAACGTTATCTTTTTAGATAATAAATCCAAATAA
- a CDS encoding DNA adenine methylase: MKINWIGCKKKMIPQLLTKIPSNYNTYYEPFLGSGILFQTLNPKKSHFKR; the protein is encoded by the coding sequence ATGAAAATTAATTGGATAGGGTGTAAAAAGAAAATGATTCCTCAATTATTAACCAAAATACCCTCAAATTACAACACCTATTACGAACCCTTTTTAGGAAGTGGGATATTATTTCAAACTTTAAACCCTAAAAAAAGCCATTTTAAACGATAA
- a CDS encoding DNA adenine methylase, which translates to MQLWQNALNEPVLFCNNVINFETQLYKTNNQHSQKENYKLLLNIFNKMNPCVVKNSFFYVLLKYAFRGIFRYQKNGKIYMSFGYKNKFKSPIIDLEELQKNKNNSTNSKILNIDFESVINQSQSNDFIFVDPPYFRKDIKDKAFYQKAFTFDNHIRLYKTLKSAHHRNVKWLYTNYNSPEIIELFKDFNITTVKTTTSHCLTKSNILEEIIISNY; encoded by the coding sequence ATTCAACTTTGGCAAAACGCATTAAACGAACCAGTTTTATTTTGTAATAATGTTATTAATTTTGAAACCCAATTATATAAAACCAACAATCAACATTCACAAAAAGAAAACTATAAACTTTTATTAAATATTTTTAACAAAATGAATCCCTGCGTTGTTAAAAATTCATTTTTTTATGTATTATTGAAATATGCTTTTCGCGGCATTTTTAGATATCAAAAAAACGGAAAAATATATATGAGTTTTGGTTACAAAAACAAATTTAAAAGCCCAATTATTGATTTAGAAGAATTACAAAAAAATAAAAATAATTCCACCAATTCAAAAATTTTAAATATAGATTTTGAAAGCGTAATCAACCAATCACAAAGCAATGATTTTATATTTGTCGATCCACCATATTTTCGGAAAGACATCAAAGATAAAGCTTTTTATCAAAAAGCATTTACATTTGACAACCATATAAGACTTTATAAAACGTTAAAAAGCGCCCATCACCGTAATGTAAAATGGTTATACACCAATTATAATTCACCTGAAATAATCGAATTATTTAAAGATTTTAATATCACAACCGTCAAAACAACCACCTCACATTGTTTAACAAAAAGCAATATTTTAGAAGAAATTATTATCAGTAATTATTAA